The following are encoded in a window of Alosa sapidissima isolate fAloSap1 chromosome 12, fAloSap1.pri, whole genome shotgun sequence genomic DNA:
- the fpgt gene encoding fucose-1-phosphate guanylyltransferase isoform X3, with product MAEHGNKILQRSTRKKLKKFHERRGKEVKSGEFWDLVVLTAVDEHQRVAYELQIKEKLCRKELPLGVPYHVFADPPGCKIGNGGSTLYALQHLEKIYGKALSSFRVILIHAGGFSQRLPNASALGKIFTALPCGEPLYQMLEIKLALYVDFPVHMKPGVLVTCADDIELYSIAEGESIKFNRSGFTALAHPSSLTIGTTHGVFVLDSGENCGVSEMEYTSCQQFLHKPSVDKMYKTGAVRKRQDSCESICDAEFVYTDSTYYMDYSTSESLLNMLKEVEPLTCEVDAYGDFLQALGPGATVEYTTNIANVTKKESSLVDIRQKIFHRLKGTPLNVILLNNSKFYHIGTTEEYLFHLTEDPTLREELGLLPVAFSVCDCKKDLGSSVACVMHSVLHPSVVVSAGSVVEYSKLSTDVTVGERSIVSGCLLDAGQSVPCQTFMHSLSVNLNKSIGFVTVAFSIKDNLKHSVSSPAQATALKYFGKSLVECAARWGLPPESLCFSGDKSACSLWNACIFPVCPDLRSSVSTSLQMVEAPQGSSVITALKDLRLVSLQEALQNKNLEEMLRFRRGLYEDILKEK from the exons ATGGCTGAACACGGAAATAAAATACTGCAAAGGTCGACCAGGAAAAAGCTGAAAAAGTTTCACGAAAGAAGAG GTAAAGAGGTGAAGTCTGGAGAATTCTGGGACCTTGTCGTTCTCACAGCTGTAGACGAACATCAGAGAGTTGCTTACGAGCTTCAGATCAAAGAGAAACTCTGCAGAAAAGAGCTACCACTTGGCGTTCCATATCACGTGTTTGCAGATCCACCTGGCTGTAAAATAG GAAATGGAGGCTCAACTCTTTATGCACTACAACACCTTGAGAAAATATATGGCAAGGCGTTATCTTCATTCAGAGTGATCCTGATTCATGCAG GTGGATTCAGCCAGCGTTTGCCAAACGCTAGTGCATTGGGAAAGATTTTCACTGCCCTGCCATGTGGAGAACCTCTGTATCAGATGTTAGAGATCAAGCTGGCTCTATACGTTGACTTCCCTGTCCACATGAAGCCAGGTGTGTTAGTAACATGTGCAGATGACATTGAACTGTACAGCATCGCAGAAGGGGAGAGCATCAAGTTCAACAGGTCAGGTTTCACAGCTTTGGCCCACCCATCTTCACTCACCATTGGTACGACCCATGGGGTGTTCGTGTTGGATTCAGGGGAAAACTGTGGCGTCTCTGAGATGGAATATACATCCTGTCAGCAGTTTTTGCACAAGCCAAGTgtagataaaatgtataaaacAGGTGCAGTTCGCAAGAGACAAGACAGCTGTGAGTCTATATGTGATGCAGAATTTGTATACACAGACAGCACATACTACATGGACTACTCTACTTCAGAGAGTCTGCTGAACATGCTCAAAGAAGTTGAGCCATTAACTTGTGAGGTTGATGCGTATGGGGACTTTCTTCAGGCTCTGGGGCCTGGAGCCACCGTGGAGTACACTACCAACATCGCCAACGTAACCAAAAAGGAAAGCAGTCTGGTGGACATCCGGCAGAAGATATTCCACCGACTGAAAGGCACCCCTCTTAATGTCATCCTGCTCAACAACTCAAAATTCTATCACATTGGTACCACCGAGGAGTACCTCTTCCACCTGACTGAGGATCCTACTCTCAGAGAGGAACTAGGCCTTCTGCCTGTCGCCTTCAGCGTCTGTGACTGCAAAAAAGACCTGGGGTCCTCCGTGGCGTGTGTTATGCACAGTGTTTTGCACCCCAGTGTGGTAGTGTCCGCAGGATCAGTAGTGGAGTACTCCAAGCTCAGCACAGATGTTACAGTGGGTGAAAGGTCGATCGTCAGTGGGTGCTTGCTTGATGCTGGACAGTCAGTTCCATGCCAGACCTTCATGCACTCTCTGTCCGTCAACCTAAACAAGAGCATTGGCTTTGTGACAGTCGCTTTTAGCATAAAGGACAACCTCAAGCACAGTGTGTCCAGTCCTGCGCAAGCAACAGCCCTGAAGTATTTCGGTAAAAGCTTGGTGGAGTGCGCCGCGCGCTGGGGCCTGCCTCCGGAGAGCCTGTGTTTCTCTGGAGACAAATCCGCGTGCAGCTTGTGGAATGCCTGCATCTTCCCGGTGTGTCCTGACCTGAGGAGTTCAGTCTCCACGAGCCTGCAGATGGTTGAGGCTCCGCAGGGAAGCTCCGTGATCACTGCACTCAAGGACCTCAGGCTTGTCTCACTGCAGGAGGCCCTGCAGAACAAAAACTTGGAGGAGATGCTGAGGTTCAGAAGGGGCCTCTATGAGGACATTTTGAAGGAGAAGTAA
- the fpgt gene encoding fucose-1-phosphate guanylyltransferase isoform X2, with the protein MVSKEISLSMAEHGNKILQRSTRKKLKKFHERRGKEVKSGEFWDLVVLTAVDEHQRVAYELQIKEKLCRKELPLGVPYHVFADPPGCKIGNGGSTLYALQHLEKIYGKALSSFRVILIHAGGFSQRLPNASALGKIFTALPCGEPLYQMLEIKLALYVDFPVHMKPGVLVTCADDIELYSIAEGESIKFNRSGFTALAHPSSLTIGTTHGVFVLDSGENCGVSEMEYTSCQQFLHKPSVDKMYKTGAVRKRQDSCESICDAEFVYTDSTYYMDYSTSESLLNMLKEVEPLTCEVDAYGDFLQALGPGATVEYTTNIANVTKKESSLVDIRQKIFHRLKGTPLNVILLNNSKFYHIGTTEEYLFHLTEDPTLREELGLLPVAFSVCDCKKDLGSSVACVMHSVLHPSVVVSAGSVVEYSKLSTDVTVGERSIVSGCLLDAGQSVPCQTFMHSLSVNLNKSIGFVTVAFSIKDNLKHSVSSPAQATALKYFGKSLVECAARWGLPPESLCFSGDKSACSLWNACIFPVCPDLRSSVSTSLQMVEAPQGSSVITALKDLRLVSLQEALQNKNLEEMLRFRRGLYEDILKEK; encoded by the exons ATGG TGTCCAAAGAGATCTCATTAAGCATGGCTGAACACGGAAATAAAATACTGCAAAGGTCGACCAGGAAAAAGCTGAAAAAGTTTCACGAAAGAAGAG GTAAAGAGGTGAAGTCTGGAGAATTCTGGGACCTTGTCGTTCTCACAGCTGTAGACGAACATCAGAGAGTTGCTTACGAGCTTCAGATCAAAGAGAAACTCTGCAGAAAAGAGCTACCACTTGGCGTTCCATATCACGTGTTTGCAGATCCACCTGGCTGTAAAATAG GAAATGGAGGCTCAACTCTTTATGCACTACAACACCTTGAGAAAATATATGGCAAGGCGTTATCTTCATTCAGAGTGATCCTGATTCATGCAG GTGGATTCAGCCAGCGTTTGCCAAACGCTAGTGCATTGGGAAAGATTTTCACTGCCCTGCCATGTGGAGAACCTCTGTATCAGATGTTAGAGATCAAGCTGGCTCTATACGTTGACTTCCCTGTCCACATGAAGCCAGGTGTGTTAGTAACATGTGCAGATGACATTGAACTGTACAGCATCGCAGAAGGGGAGAGCATCAAGTTCAACAGGTCAGGTTTCACAGCTTTGGCCCACCCATCTTCACTCACCATTGGTACGACCCATGGGGTGTTCGTGTTGGATTCAGGGGAAAACTGTGGCGTCTCTGAGATGGAATATACATCCTGTCAGCAGTTTTTGCACAAGCCAAGTgtagataaaatgtataaaacAGGTGCAGTTCGCAAGAGACAAGACAGCTGTGAGTCTATATGTGATGCAGAATTTGTATACACAGACAGCACATACTACATGGACTACTCTACTTCAGAGAGTCTGCTGAACATGCTCAAAGAAGTTGAGCCATTAACTTGTGAGGTTGATGCGTATGGGGACTTTCTTCAGGCTCTGGGGCCTGGAGCCACCGTGGAGTACACTACCAACATCGCCAACGTAACCAAAAAGGAAAGCAGTCTGGTGGACATCCGGCAGAAGATATTCCACCGACTGAAAGGCACCCCTCTTAATGTCATCCTGCTCAACAACTCAAAATTCTATCACATTGGTACCACCGAGGAGTACCTCTTCCACCTGACTGAGGATCCTACTCTCAGAGAGGAACTAGGCCTTCTGCCTGTCGCCTTCAGCGTCTGTGACTGCAAAAAAGACCTGGGGTCCTCCGTGGCGTGTGTTATGCACAGTGTTTTGCACCCCAGTGTGGTAGTGTCCGCAGGATCAGTAGTGGAGTACTCCAAGCTCAGCACAGATGTTACAGTGGGTGAAAGGTCGATCGTCAGTGGGTGCTTGCTTGATGCTGGACAGTCAGTTCCATGCCAGACCTTCATGCACTCTCTGTCCGTCAACCTAAACAAGAGCATTGGCTTTGTGACAGTCGCTTTTAGCATAAAGGACAACCTCAAGCACAGTGTGTCCAGTCCTGCGCAAGCAACAGCCCTGAAGTATTTCGGTAAAAGCTTGGTGGAGTGCGCCGCGCGCTGGGGCCTGCCTCCGGAGAGCCTGTGTTTCTCTGGAGACAAATCCGCGTGCAGCTTGTGGAATGCCTGCATCTTCCCGGTGTGTCCTGACCTGAGGAGTTCAGTCTCCACGAGCCTGCAGATGGTTGAGGCTCCGCAGGGAAGCTCCGTGATCACTGCACTCAAGGACCTCAGGCTTGTCTCACTGCAGGAGGCCCTGCAGAACAAAAACTTGGAGGAGATGCTGAGGTTCAGAAGGGGCCTCTATGAGGACATTTTGAAGGAGAAGTAA
- the fpgt gene encoding fucose-1-phosphate guanylyltransferase isoform X1, with protein MSSIVSKEISLSMAEHGNKILQRSTRKKLKKFHERRGKEVKSGEFWDLVVLTAVDEHQRVAYELQIKEKLCRKELPLGVPYHVFADPPGCKIGNGGSTLYALQHLEKIYGKALSSFRVILIHAGGFSQRLPNASALGKIFTALPCGEPLYQMLEIKLALYVDFPVHMKPGVLVTCADDIELYSIAEGESIKFNRSGFTALAHPSSLTIGTTHGVFVLDSGENCGVSEMEYTSCQQFLHKPSVDKMYKTGAVRKRQDSCESICDAEFVYTDSTYYMDYSTSESLLNMLKEVEPLTCEVDAYGDFLQALGPGATVEYTTNIANVTKKESSLVDIRQKIFHRLKGTPLNVILLNNSKFYHIGTTEEYLFHLTEDPTLREELGLLPVAFSVCDCKKDLGSSVACVMHSVLHPSVVVSAGSVVEYSKLSTDVTVGERSIVSGCLLDAGQSVPCQTFMHSLSVNLNKSIGFVTVAFSIKDNLKHSVSSPAQATALKYFGKSLVECAARWGLPPESLCFSGDKSACSLWNACIFPVCPDLRSSVSTSLQMVEAPQGSSVITALKDLRLVSLQEALQNKNLEEMLRFRRGLYEDILKEK; from the exons ATGTCTAGTATAGTGTCCAAAGAGATCTCATTAAGCATGGCTGAACACGGAAATAAAATACTGCAAAGGTCGACCAGGAAAAAGCTGAAAAAGTTTCACGAAAGAAGAG GTAAAGAGGTGAAGTCTGGAGAATTCTGGGACCTTGTCGTTCTCACAGCTGTAGACGAACATCAGAGAGTTGCTTACGAGCTTCAGATCAAAGAGAAACTCTGCAGAAAAGAGCTACCACTTGGCGTTCCATATCACGTGTTTGCAGATCCACCTGGCTGTAAAATAG GAAATGGAGGCTCAACTCTTTATGCACTACAACACCTTGAGAAAATATATGGCAAGGCGTTATCTTCATTCAGAGTGATCCTGATTCATGCAG GTGGATTCAGCCAGCGTTTGCCAAACGCTAGTGCATTGGGAAAGATTTTCACTGCCCTGCCATGTGGAGAACCTCTGTATCAGATGTTAGAGATCAAGCTGGCTCTATACGTTGACTTCCCTGTCCACATGAAGCCAGGTGTGTTAGTAACATGTGCAGATGACATTGAACTGTACAGCATCGCAGAAGGGGAGAGCATCAAGTTCAACAGGTCAGGTTTCACAGCTTTGGCCCACCCATCTTCACTCACCATTGGTACGACCCATGGGGTGTTCGTGTTGGATTCAGGGGAAAACTGTGGCGTCTCTGAGATGGAATATACATCCTGTCAGCAGTTTTTGCACAAGCCAAGTgtagataaaatgtataaaacAGGTGCAGTTCGCAAGAGACAAGACAGCTGTGAGTCTATATGTGATGCAGAATTTGTATACACAGACAGCACATACTACATGGACTACTCTACTTCAGAGAGTCTGCTGAACATGCTCAAAGAAGTTGAGCCATTAACTTGTGAGGTTGATGCGTATGGGGACTTTCTTCAGGCTCTGGGGCCTGGAGCCACCGTGGAGTACACTACCAACATCGCCAACGTAACCAAAAAGGAAAGCAGTCTGGTGGACATCCGGCAGAAGATATTCCACCGACTGAAAGGCACCCCTCTTAATGTCATCCTGCTCAACAACTCAAAATTCTATCACATTGGTACCACCGAGGAGTACCTCTTCCACCTGACTGAGGATCCTACTCTCAGAGAGGAACTAGGCCTTCTGCCTGTCGCCTTCAGCGTCTGTGACTGCAAAAAAGACCTGGGGTCCTCCGTGGCGTGTGTTATGCACAGTGTTTTGCACCCCAGTGTGGTAGTGTCCGCAGGATCAGTAGTGGAGTACTCCAAGCTCAGCACAGATGTTACAGTGGGTGAAAGGTCGATCGTCAGTGGGTGCTTGCTTGATGCTGGACAGTCAGTTCCATGCCAGACCTTCATGCACTCTCTGTCCGTCAACCTAAACAAGAGCATTGGCTTTGTGACAGTCGCTTTTAGCATAAAGGACAACCTCAAGCACAGTGTGTCCAGTCCTGCGCAAGCAACAGCCCTGAAGTATTTCGGTAAAAGCTTGGTGGAGTGCGCCGCGCGCTGGGGCCTGCCTCCGGAGAGCCTGTGTTTCTCTGGAGACAAATCCGCGTGCAGCTTGTGGAATGCCTGCATCTTCCCGGTGTGTCCTGACCTGAGGAGTTCAGTCTCCACGAGCCTGCAGATGGTTGAGGCTCCGCAGGGAAGCTCCGTGATCACTGCACTCAAGGACCTCAGGCTTGTCTCACTGCAGGAGGCCCTGCAGAACAAAAACTTGGAGGAGATGCTGAGGTTCAGAAGGGGCCTCTATGAGGACATTTTGAAGGAGAAGTAA
- the lrriq3 gene encoding leucine-rich repeat and IQ domain-containing protein 3 isoform X1 produces the protein MDVLDAQQFLVSCTASLIEQHGVVEQEGTKGIVQEIVMVRLSNYMLKNVVHFECCQSLRICILANNFITNIAGLSECVHLVKLDLSGNQITQLPDVGFWKRFVELQLLNLHDNNMSTRQHVMGLSGCSNLAALTLHNTPLSLRENYRHCMVNSLWSLKALDKYIISDEEIIEGFTILHKFKQMTPHLAIDLHPSSKMEPFKSEMKLVMKTISKINQIQAHYSPTLIIQKWFRGHLTRKSLGITSSTWHWRKIKKQLSPIVSEATITDDPLYSDKKPTTVGKHTDDQYEGDVKMKLLMNLLTGTAEVVREEQALSSTIKLKACTPPPPQNSKVLSTSKEKDVTDLSEELQSLALEMTGIHLYGYKAVLHQTDPVTIMHLSRQQDGKDVRRDLGLLHSLKPSPKKPPHPHPPMVTAEQRLTDRCHAGINLEVFNIVERANRARARDEVHRKRAEHVTQAQARREEAREYRDMVMEGRRKEVLQQREQEQVELQDALLRLKANQNREAQEARERHALWLETRKLKQLEQAKTGDFCCRHLSLCKVIVKQQDRQRRKVIMEERQSLVTSTQAHVAKQKQLIQKYLERRKQSIKESTMISRMTLNSYKLKVHNNLLRAAKVRVARKKSSHAKTAARKTLVLERTTLRNTYIVNTTVKKDNR, from the exons ATGGATGTCCTTGATGCTCAACAGTTTCTCGTAAGCTGCACTGCATCACTAATTGAGCAGCATGGAGTGGTTGAGCAGGAGGGCACGAAAGGTATCGTACAGGAAATTGTGATGGTCAGACTGAGCAACTATATGCTTAAAAATGTGGTCCATTTCGAGTGTTGTCAGTCGTTGAGGATTTGCATCCTTGCCAACAACTTCATTACCAACATAGCTGGTTTGTCAGAGTGTGTTCATCTAGTGAAATTAGATCTGAGTGGAAATCAG ATAACACAATTACCAGATGTAGGCTTTTGGAAGAGGTTTGTGGAACTACAGCTACTAAATCTGCATGACAACAATATGTCAACCAGACAGCATGTTATGGGGTTATCTGGCTGTTCAAACTTGGCTGCCCTGACCCTGCATAACACACCCTTGAGTTTAAGGGAAAACTACAGGCACTGTATGGTCAACAGCTTGTGGTCACTGAAGGCTTTAGACAAGTACATCATTTCTGATGAGGAGATCATTGAAGGCTTTACCATCCTTCATAAATTCAAACAAATGACCCCTCATTTAGCAATCGATCTTCACCCTTCCTCAAAAATG GAGCCCTTCAAGAGTGAAATGAAGTTAGTCATGAAGACAATCTCAAAGATTAATCAGATCCAAGCACATTATTCCCCAACTTTAATCATCCAAAAATGGTTCAGAGGTCATCTTACCAGGAAAAGTCTTGG CATCACAAGTTCAACATGGCATTGGAGAAAGATAAAAAAACAGCTTTCACCCATCGTTTCTGAGGCCACAATTACTGATGACCCTCTTTATTCTGACAAAAAGCCAACCACGGTTGGCAAACATACGGAT GATCAGTATGAAGGGGATGTGAAAATGAAGCTTTTAATGAACTTGCTCACTGGTACTGCAGAG GTTGTACGTGAAGAACAGGCTCTTTCATCTACTATTAAACTGAAAGCCTgtacccctccacccccccagaACAGTAAAGTTTTAAGCACATCCAAAGAGAAAG ATGTCACAGATCTATCGGAGGAGCTGCAAAGCCTGGCGCTCGAGATGACAGGAATCCACCTGTATGGCTACAAGGCCGTACTCCACCAGACGGACCCTGTCACCATCATGCACCTCTCGCGCCAGCAGGACGGCAAGGACGTCCGGAGGGACCTCGGCCTGCTCCACAGCCTAAAACCGAGCCCCAAGAAGCCGCCGCACCCTCACCCCCCCATGGTCACTGCAGAGCAGCGGCTGACGGACCGCTGCCATGCCGGCATCAACCTGGAGGTCTTCAACATAGTCGAGCGAGCCAACCGGGCGCGTGCGCGCGACGAGGTGCACAGGAAGAGGGCCGAGCACGTCACGCAGGCCCAGGCGAGGAGGGAGGAGGCGCGGGAGTACAGGGACATGGTCATGGAGGGCCGGCGGAAGGAGGTGCTGCAGCAGAGGGAACAGGAGCAGGTGGAGCTGCAGGACGCGCTGCTGCGGCTGAAGGCCAACCAGAACCGAGAGGCGCAGGAGGCCAGGGAGAGGCACGCACTGTGGCTGGAGACGAGGAAGCTCAAGCAGCTGGAGCAGGCCAAGACGGGCGATTTCTGCTGCCGCCACCTCTCCCTGTGCAAGGTCATCGTCAAACAGCAGGACCGACAGAGGCGTAAAGTTATAATGGAAGAGAGACAAAGCCTTGTGACGTCCACCCAGGCACATGTAGCCAAGCAAAAGCAGCTGATCCAGAAGTACTTGGAGCGCAG GAAACAGTCCATTAAGGAGAGTACCATGATTTCTCGAATGACACTCAACTCCTACAAGCTGAAAGTGCACAATAACTTGCTCCGGGCAGCCAAGGTCCGGGTGGCGAGGAAGAAATCCAGTCATGCAAAGACAGCAGCCAGGAAAACACTGGTGCTTGAGAGAACCACTTTAAGAAACACATATATCGTAAACACCACAGTTAAAAAAGACAACAGATAA
- the lrriq3 gene encoding leucine-rich repeat and IQ domain-containing protein 3 isoform X2, with product MEWLSRRARKITQLPDVGFWKRFVELQLLNLHDNNMSTRQHVMGLSGCSNLAALTLHNTPLSLRENYRHCMVNSLWSLKALDKYIISDEEIIEGFTILHKFKQMTPHLAIDLHPSSKMEPFKSEMKLVMKTISKINQIQAHYSPTLIIQKWFRGHLTRKSLGITSSTWHWRKIKKQLSPIVSEATITDDPLYSDKKPTTVGKHTDDQYEGDVKMKLLMNLLTGTAEVVREEQALSSTIKLKACTPPPPQNSKVLSTSKEKDVTDLSEELQSLALEMTGIHLYGYKAVLHQTDPVTIMHLSRQQDGKDVRRDLGLLHSLKPSPKKPPHPHPPMVTAEQRLTDRCHAGINLEVFNIVERANRARARDEVHRKRAEHVTQAQARREEAREYRDMVMEGRRKEVLQQREQEQVELQDALLRLKANQNREAQEARERHALWLETRKLKQLEQAKTGDFCCRHLSLCKVIVKQQDRQRRKVIMEERQSLVTSTQAHVAKQKQLIQKYLERRKQSIKESTMISRMTLNSYKLKVHNNLLRAAKVRVARKKSSHAKTAARKTLVLERTTLRNTYIVNTTVKKDNR from the exons ATGGAGTGGTTGAGCAGGAGGGCACGAAAG ATAACACAATTACCAGATGTAGGCTTTTGGAAGAGGTTTGTGGAACTACAGCTACTAAATCTGCATGACAACAATATGTCAACCAGACAGCATGTTATGGGGTTATCTGGCTGTTCAAACTTGGCTGCCCTGACCCTGCATAACACACCCTTGAGTTTAAGGGAAAACTACAGGCACTGTATGGTCAACAGCTTGTGGTCACTGAAGGCTTTAGACAAGTACATCATTTCTGATGAGGAGATCATTGAAGGCTTTACCATCCTTCATAAATTCAAACAAATGACCCCTCATTTAGCAATCGATCTTCACCCTTCCTCAAAAATG GAGCCCTTCAAGAGTGAAATGAAGTTAGTCATGAAGACAATCTCAAAGATTAATCAGATCCAAGCACATTATTCCCCAACTTTAATCATCCAAAAATGGTTCAGAGGTCATCTTACCAGGAAAAGTCTTGG CATCACAAGTTCAACATGGCATTGGAGAAAGATAAAAAAACAGCTTTCACCCATCGTTTCTGAGGCCACAATTACTGATGACCCTCTTTATTCTGACAAAAAGCCAACCACGGTTGGCAAACATACGGAT GATCAGTATGAAGGGGATGTGAAAATGAAGCTTTTAATGAACTTGCTCACTGGTACTGCAGAG GTTGTACGTGAAGAACAGGCTCTTTCATCTACTATTAAACTGAAAGCCTgtacccctccacccccccagaACAGTAAAGTTTTAAGCACATCCAAAGAGAAAG ATGTCACAGATCTATCGGAGGAGCTGCAAAGCCTGGCGCTCGAGATGACAGGAATCCACCTGTATGGCTACAAGGCCGTACTCCACCAGACGGACCCTGTCACCATCATGCACCTCTCGCGCCAGCAGGACGGCAAGGACGTCCGGAGGGACCTCGGCCTGCTCCACAGCCTAAAACCGAGCCCCAAGAAGCCGCCGCACCCTCACCCCCCCATGGTCACTGCAGAGCAGCGGCTGACGGACCGCTGCCATGCCGGCATCAACCTGGAGGTCTTCAACATAGTCGAGCGAGCCAACCGGGCGCGTGCGCGCGACGAGGTGCACAGGAAGAGGGCCGAGCACGTCACGCAGGCCCAGGCGAGGAGGGAGGAGGCGCGGGAGTACAGGGACATGGTCATGGAGGGCCGGCGGAAGGAGGTGCTGCAGCAGAGGGAACAGGAGCAGGTGGAGCTGCAGGACGCGCTGCTGCGGCTGAAGGCCAACCAGAACCGAGAGGCGCAGGAGGCCAGGGAGAGGCACGCACTGTGGCTGGAGACGAGGAAGCTCAAGCAGCTGGAGCAGGCCAAGACGGGCGATTTCTGCTGCCGCCACCTCTCCCTGTGCAAGGTCATCGTCAAACAGCAGGACCGACAGAGGCGTAAAGTTATAATGGAAGAGAGACAAAGCCTTGTGACGTCCACCCAGGCACATGTAGCCAAGCAAAAGCAGCTGATCCAGAAGTACTTGGAGCGCAG GAAACAGTCCATTAAGGAGAGTACCATGATTTCTCGAATGACACTCAACTCCTACAAGCTGAAAGTGCACAATAACTTGCTCCGGGCAGCCAAGGTCCGGGTGGCGAGGAAGAAATCCAGTCATGCAAAGACAGCAGCCAGGAAAACACTGGTGCTTGAGAGAACCACTTTAAGAAACACATATATCGTAAACACCACAGTTAAAAAAGACAACAGATAA